One region of Populus trichocarpa isolate Nisqually-1 chromosome 4, P.trichocarpa_v4.1, whole genome shotgun sequence genomic DNA includes:
- the LOC112327105 gene encoding NDR1/HIN1-like protein 26 has translation MSTAQQVPIQHEREARPLKRHHSASYYVHRARDSLTTRVSKIICGIFLTLLFIVGIAAFIAWLSLRPHRPRIHIRNFLIPGLDQPTGFDNAEIIFNVTARNSNQVIGYYYDSVEAFVHYRNQVIGYAPLVDSFYQEPKNTTILYKVLSGATLNVTSDSWSEFRNDRALGTVVFRLDVTGMVRFKVSTWDSKRHRMHSNCEIGVSPDGSILASYKNKRCPVYFSN, from the coding sequence ATGTCCACCGCCCAACAAGTACCCATTCAACATGAACGAGAAGCCCGGCCACTGAAACGCCACCATTCCGCCAGCTACTATGTCCATCGAGCCCGTGATAGTTTGACCACTCGGGTCTCCAAGATTATATGTGGCATATTCCTAACCCTTCTATTCATTGTTGGCATTGCTGCATTCATAGCATGGCTCAGTTTGCGCCCACATCGTCCTCGGATCCACATCCGGAATTTTTTGATTCCAGGTTTGGATCAGCCAACTGGGTTCGATAATGCTGAGataattttcaatgtcacaGCTCGGAACTCGAACCAAGTAATCGGGTATTATTATGATTCAGTGGAAGCCTTTGTTCATTACAGAAATCAAGTGATTGGGTATGCACCTTTAGTTGACTCGTTTTATCAAGAGCCCAAAAATACAACTATTTTGTACAAGGTTTTGAGTGGGGCCACCCTAAATGTGACTAGTGACAGCTGGTCTGAGTTTAGGAATGATCGTGCGCTCGGAACAGTTGTTTTTCGTTTGGATGTAACGGGGATGGTTCGATTTAAGGTGTCCACGTGGGACAGTAAGCGCCATCGGATGCATTCCAATTGTGAAATTGGTGTTAGCCCAGATGGGTCCATCTTGGCAAGTTATAAAAACAAGAGGTGCCCTGTATATTTCAGTAATTGA
- the LOC7458552 gene encoding peroxidase 27 translates to MDSLKLSSGLIFIQLVLLAFVFNSANAQLKVGFYKDTCPQAEAIVKGVMDQVLKVAPSLSGPLLRLHFHDCFVRGCDASILLNSSTGQAEKDSPPNLSLRGYQVIDRVKAALEKKCPGVVSCADILAIVARDVTVATLGPSWRVETGRRDGRVSNVSEPLTNLPPFFANISQLLTQFRSKNLSKKDLVVLSGAHTIGTSHCSSFDSRLYNFTGKGDTDPTLDSEYITRLKKICKAGDQITLVEMDPGGARTFDNRYYKLVANRRALFQSDAALLDNNYTKAYVKLQSVASDGSTFFKDFGVSMRKMGRVEVLTGKAGEIRKVCSKVN, encoded by the exons ATGGATAGTTTAAAGCTTTCTTCAGGTTTAATCTTTATTCAATTGGTTTTGCTAGCATTTGTCTTTAACTCGGCAAATGCGCAATTGAAGGTAGGGTTTTACAAGGATACATGTCCACAAGCTGAAGCTATTGTGAAAGGGGTTATGGATCAAGTGTTGAAAGTTGCTCCTAGTCTTAGTGGCCCTTTGTTGAGGTTGCACTTTCATGACTGCTTTGTTAGG GGTTGTGATGCGTCAATTCTTTTGAACTCTAGTACTGGCCAAGCTGAAAAAGATTCACCTCCAAATTTAAGCCTTAGAGGATATCAAGTTATTGACAGGGTCAAGGCTGCGTTAGAAAAAAAGTGCCCTGGAGTGGTTTCCTGTGCAGATATCTTGGCCATTGTGGCTAGGGATGTCACGGTCGCG ACTTTGGGACCATCCTGGCGAGTTGAAACTGGAAGAAGAGATGGAAGGGTGTCTAACGTTTCAGAGCCTTTAACAAACCTGCCACCATTTTTCGCAAACATTTCTCAATTGTTAACACAATTTCGTTCTAAGAACCTAAGCAAAAAGGACCTTGTAGTGCTCTCAG GTGCGCACACCATTGGCACTTCTCATTGCTCTTCTTTCGATTCTCGGCTTTACAACTTCACCGGAAAGGGTGACACTGATCCCACACTGGATTCAGAATACATAACACGGTTGAAGAAAATATGCAAGGCAGGAGATCAAATTACGCTAGTCGAAATGGATCCTGGAGGCGCCAGGACATTCGACAACAGATATTATAAACTCGTAGCTAATAGAAGGGCACTTTTCCAGTCTGATGCAGCTCTCCTTGACAACAATTACACAAAAGCTTATGTTAAACTTCAGTCTGTTGCTAGCGATGGATCCACTTTCTTCAAAGACTTTGGTGTTTCCATGAGAAAAATGGGAAGGGTTGAAGTTCTTACTGGTAAAGCTGGTGAAATCAGGAAAGTTTGCAGCAAAGTTAATTAA